A stretch of Ipomoea triloba cultivar NCNSP0323 chromosome 13, ASM357664v1 DNA encodes these proteins:
- the LOC116002793 gene encoding (-)-germacrene D synthase-like isoform X1, producing MAANNNIPLSVLTSHDMHKGSRRSAGFHPSIWGHYFLPYSTQTKEANTQECQEHQQLKEKVKNMLVEAPQISPQKLELINEIQRLGVSYQFEKEIEATLQLIFRSYYESNIQEDDENDLYIVSLRFRLLRQHGYPVPCRVFEKFTGFDGKFKESDNVQAIINLYEASHLRVHGENILDEALIFSTLYLQSMQPNLTNHLKSQVNEALKRPIWKRLTRIEAKRYISIYEFDESHDVVLLKFAKLDFNMLQKEHQWEIGCLTRWWKELDFAKKLPFARDRLVECYLWALGVYFEKQYYLPRKFLTEVLAIATVIDDIFDVHGTPEELFLFNNAIQRWDASAINELPEYMRVCYIALLDIYAQMERELGPKGGAYQVNYAISEMKKLVGAYYEEAKWFHDGSPPNFEEYMKNAIASSGYMMVATSSLVGMSEDFATKEVFDWVTNEPLMVRASAIIARLMNDIAGHEVEQQRGDVDSTVECYMKQYGKSEEETVKELQEQITNAWKDIKQECLEPNFVPMPILIQIANLARVIDLLYKYGDIYTHSTTELKVVITSLLIDPVV from the exons ATGGCTGCCAATAATAATATACCATTATCAGTTCTTACATCTCATGATATGCATAAAGGTAGTCGTCGTTCCGCTGGTTTTCATCCAAGCATTTGGGGACACTATTTTCTACCTTATTCTACTCAAACCAAG GAAGCAAATACACAAGAATGTCAAGAGCATCAACAACTAAAGGAAAAGGTGAAGAACATGCTTGTTGAAGCCCCACAAATTTCTCCTCAAAAATTAGAGTTGATCAACGAGATCCAACGCTTGGGAGTGAGCTATCAATTTGAAAAGGAGATTGAAGCAACATTGCAACTCATTTTCAGGAGCTACTATGAATCGAATATCCAAGAAGATGATGAGAACGATCTTTATATTGTTTCTTTGCGCTTTCGATTACTTAGACAACATGGTTATCCTGTACCATGCA GGGTTTTTGAAAAGTTCACTGGATTTGATGGAAAGTTCAAAGAATCTGATAATGTGCAAGCAATCATAAATTTGTACGAGGCATCACATCTTAGGGTGCACGGGGAGAATATTTTAGATGAAGCATTAATATTTTCCACTTTGTATCTACAATCCATGCAACCAAACCTGACCAATCACCTTAAATCTCAAGTCAATGAAGCACTAAAGCGGCCAATTTGGAAAAGATTAACGAGGATAGAAGCAAAAAGATACATATCAATTTACGAATTTGATGAATCACACGATGTTGTACTGTTGAAATTTGCAAAGTTGGACTTCAACATGTTGCAGAAGGAACATCAATGGGAGATAGGTTGTCTCACAAG GTGGTGGAAAGAACTGGACTTCGCAAAGAAATTACCTTTTGCTAGAGATAGATTAGTGGAATGCTATTTGTGGGCGTTGGGAGTGTACTTTGAAAAACAATATTACCTTCCAAGGAAATTTCTTACTGAAGTTCTTGCAATTGCTACGGTTATTGATGATATTTTTGATGTGCATGGAACCCCCGAAGagctctttcttttcaacaatGCAATCCAGAG ATGGGATGCTAGTGCTATAAATGAATTACCAGAATATATGAGGGTTTGCTACATTGCCCTTCTTGATATTTATGCTCAAATGGAGAGAGAATTAGGCCCAAAAGGTGGAGCATACCAAGTCAACTATGCTATATCTGAG ATGAAAAAATTAGTGGGAGCATATTATGAAGAAGCTAAGTGGTTTCATGACGGTAGTCCACCAAATTTTGAAGAGTACATGAAAAATGCAATTGCATCATCTGGTTATATGATGGTAGCGACTTCTTCTTTAGTAGGCATGTCGGAAGATTTTGCGACTAAAGAGGTCTTTGATTGGGTGACTAACGAGCCATTAATGGTTAGAGCTTCAGCAATCATTGCCAGATTAATGAATGACATTGCTGGACACGAG GTTGAGCAACAAAGAGGGGATGTAGATTCAACCGTGGAATGCTATATGAAACAATATGGAAAGTCTGAAGAAGAGACCGTCAAAGAACTTCAAGAACAAATCACCAACGCGTGGAAGGATATTAAACAAGAATGTCTCGAACCTAATTTTGTCCCAATGCCTATACTCATCCAAATTGCCAACTTGGCAAGAGTAATTGATTTGCTTTATAAATATGGGGATATATATACGCATTCCACAACCGAGCTCAAAGTCGTCATTACCTCTCTATTGATTGATCCGGTTGTGTGA
- the LOC116002793 gene encoding valencene synthase-like isoform X2 codes for MAANNNIPLSVLTSHDMHKGSRRSAGFHPSIWGHYFLPYSTQTKEANTQECQEHQQLKEKVKNMLVEAPQISPQKLELINEIQRLGVSYQFEKEIEATLQLIFRSYYESNIQEDDENDLYIVSLRFRLLRQHGYPVPCRVFEKFTGFDGKFKESDNVQAIINLYEASHLRVHGENILDEALIFSTLYLQSMQPNLTNHLKSQVNEALKRPIWKRLTRIEAKRYISIYEFDESHDVVLLKFAKLDFNMLQKEHQWEIGCLTRWDASAINELPEYMRVCYIALLDIYAQMERELGPKGGAYQVNYAISEMKKLVGAYYEEAKWFHDGSPPNFEEYMKNAIASSGYMMVATSSLVGMSEDFATKEVFDWVTNEPLMVRASAIIARLMNDIAGHEVEQQRGDVDSTVECYMKQYGKSEEETVKELQEQITNAWKDIKQECLEPNFVPMPILIQIANLARVIDLLYKYGDIYTHSTTELKVVITSLLIDPVV; via the exons ATGGCTGCCAATAATAATATACCATTATCAGTTCTTACATCTCATGATATGCATAAAGGTAGTCGTCGTTCCGCTGGTTTTCATCCAAGCATTTGGGGACACTATTTTCTACCTTATTCTACTCAAACCAAG GAAGCAAATACACAAGAATGTCAAGAGCATCAACAACTAAAGGAAAAGGTGAAGAACATGCTTGTTGAAGCCCCACAAATTTCTCCTCAAAAATTAGAGTTGATCAACGAGATCCAACGCTTGGGAGTGAGCTATCAATTTGAAAAGGAGATTGAAGCAACATTGCAACTCATTTTCAGGAGCTACTATGAATCGAATATCCAAGAAGATGATGAGAACGATCTTTATATTGTTTCTTTGCGCTTTCGATTACTTAGACAACATGGTTATCCTGTACCATGCA GGGTTTTTGAAAAGTTCACTGGATTTGATGGAAAGTTCAAAGAATCTGATAATGTGCAAGCAATCATAAATTTGTACGAGGCATCACATCTTAGGGTGCACGGGGAGAATATTTTAGATGAAGCATTAATATTTTCCACTTTGTATCTACAATCCATGCAACCAAACCTGACCAATCACCTTAAATCTCAAGTCAATGAAGCACTAAAGCGGCCAATTTGGAAAAGATTAACGAGGATAGAAGCAAAAAGATACATATCAATTTACGAATTTGATGAATCACACGATGTTGTACTGTTGAAATTTGCAAAGTTGGACTTCAACATGTTGCAGAAGGAACATCAATGGGAGATAGGTTGTCTCACAAG ATGGGATGCTAGTGCTATAAATGAATTACCAGAATATATGAGGGTTTGCTACATTGCCCTTCTTGATATTTATGCTCAAATGGAGAGAGAATTAGGCCCAAAAGGTGGAGCATACCAAGTCAACTATGCTATATCTGAG ATGAAAAAATTAGTGGGAGCATATTATGAAGAAGCTAAGTGGTTTCATGACGGTAGTCCACCAAATTTTGAAGAGTACATGAAAAATGCAATTGCATCATCTGGTTATATGATGGTAGCGACTTCTTCTTTAGTAGGCATGTCGGAAGATTTTGCGACTAAAGAGGTCTTTGATTGGGTGACTAACGAGCCATTAATGGTTAGAGCTTCAGCAATCATTGCCAGATTAATGAATGACATTGCTGGACACGAG GTTGAGCAACAAAGAGGGGATGTAGATTCAACCGTGGAATGCTATATGAAACAATATGGAAAGTCTGAAGAAGAGACCGTCAAAGAACTTCAAGAACAAATCACCAACGCGTGGAAGGATATTAAACAAGAATGTCTCGAACCTAATTTTGTCCCAATGCCTATACTCATCCAAATTGCCAACTTGGCAAGAGTAATTGATTTGCTTTATAAATATGGGGATATATATACGCATTCCACAACCGAGCTCAAAGTCGTCATTACCTCTCTATTGATTGATCCGGTTGTGTGA
- the LOC116003179 gene encoding (-)-germacrene D synthase-like, producing the protein MAAINQPLSVLTSNRPQLHEVTRRSANFHPSVWGDHFLAYASHEKKAEAQEWQEHQQLKEKVKNMLVEAPCISSQKLELINNIQRLGVSYQFEKEIEATLQLIFNTHYEFNAQKDENELYVVSLHFRLLRQHGYYVPAGVFEKFSECDGKFKESLTNNVEAILSLYEASHFRVNGEKILDESLIFTTSHLKSMLPNLTDPLRSQVNEALKRPIYKRLTRIEARRYISIYEAIETHDIVLLKFAKLDFNMLQKEHQQELGNLTRWWKTLDVPKNLPFARDRLVECYFWMLGVYFEPQYALARRFLLKVIAMTSLIDDIYDVYGTLDELHIFTDAIQRWDAALVNELPEYMRVCYAALLDVYAEMQKELVVKGESYRINYAKNEMKKLVGAYYEEAKWFHNRRTPEFKEYMKVTLVTCGYMMLSTTSIVGMQGDFVTKEAFDWVSKEPLIVQAASIINRLMDDMVGHEFEQQRGYADTAVEIYMKQYGKSKEETFNEFQKRVSNAWNDINQECLNPTAFPMPILIRVVNLARVMDLLYKDEDTYTHSATETKDIITSVLIDPII; encoded by the exons ATGGCTGCCATTAATCAACCATTATCTGTTCTTACATCAAACCGCCCTCAGTTGCATGAAGTTACTCGTCGTTCTGCCAATTTTCATCCAAGCGTTTGGGGTGACCATTTCCTAGCTTACGCTTCTCATGAAAAG AAAGCAGAAGCACAAGAATGGCAAGAGCATCAACAACTGAAGGAAAAGGTGAAGAACATGCTTGTGGAAGCTCCATGCATTTCTTCCCAAAAATTGGAATTGATCAATAACATCCAACGCTTAGGAGTGAGCTATCAATTTGAAAAGGAGATTGAAGCAACATTGCAACTCATATTCAATACCCACTATGAATTCAATGCCCAAAAAGACGAGAACGAACTTTATGTTGTCTCTCTGCACTTTCGACTACTTAGACAACATGGCTATTATGTACC TGCAGGTGTGTTTGAGAAGTTCAGTGAATGTGATGGCAAATTCAAGGAATCATTGACCAACAATGTGGAAGCAATCTTAAGTTTATACGAGGCGTCACATTTTAGGGTGAATGGGGAGAAGATTTTGGATGAATCACTCATATTTACTACTTCTCACCTAAAATCCATGTTACCAAATCTGACTGATCCTCTTAGATCTCAAGTCAATGAAGCATTAAAGAGACCAATTTACAAAAGATTAACAAGGATAGAAGCAAGAAGATACATATCAATTTATGAAGCTATTGAAACTCATGATATTGTATTGTTGAAATTTGCAAAACTGGACTTCAACATGCTGCAGAAAGAACATCAGCAGGAGCTAGGCAATCTTACAAG GTGGTGGAAGACATTAGATGTCCCCAAAAATCTACCTTTTGCTAGGGATAGATTGGTGGAGTGCTACTTTTGGATGTTAGGAGTGTACTTTGAACCACAGTACGCTCTTGCCAGGAGGTTTCTTCTTAAGGTTATAGCAATGACTTCACTTATTGATGATATTTATGATGTGTATGGAACCCTTGACGAGCTCCACATATTCACAGATGCAATCCAGAG ATGGGATGCAGCTCTTGTAAATGAATTACCTGAATATATGAGAGTTTGTTACGCTGCTCTTCTTGATGTTTATGCTGAAATGCAGAAAGAGTTAGTTGTCAAAGGTGAATCATACCGTATCAACTATGCCAAAAATGAG ATGAAAAAGTTAGTGGGAGCATATTATGAAGAAGCAAAGTGGTTTCATAATCGACGTACTCCAGAGTTTAAGGAGTACATGAAGGTTACCCTTGTAACGTGTGGTTATATGATGCTATCAACAACTTCTATAGTAGGCATGCAAGGAGATTTTGTAACTAAAGAGGCCTTTGATTGGGTGAGTAAGGAGCCATTAATTGTTCAAGCAGCATCGATTATTAATAGATTAATGGATGATATGGTTGGACATGAG TTTGAGCAACAAAGAGGATACGCAGATACAGCGGTGGAAATCTACATGAAACAATATGGGAAGTCAAAAGAAGAGACATTTAACGAGTTTCAAAAGCGAGTGAGCAATGCATGGAATGACATTAATCAAGAATGTCTTAACCCAACTGCTTTTCCTATGCCTATACTCATCCGAGTTGTCAACCTCGCAAGAGTTATGGATCTATTGTATAAAGATGAAGATACATATACACATTCCGCAACCGAAACTAAAGACATCATTACCTCTGTGTTAATTGATCCGATCATATGA